The genomic stretch GTACATCGATCTGGTAACGCTTGCCAGCGCGGGTCAGCCATACGTGGCTCGCACTCCCGCTATCGAGTACGCCCATGGCCTCATGGAGCGCATTCGCAAGGGTCATCGGGACGTCCGTGATAGGCTTCACGCCAGGCGCATGGACCTCGCCGTTGACGAATACCTTTTTGCTGCGGAAGCCGACGACGCGCAGCGAGATCTGCGGGTTGTTGAGATATTTTTTGAGAGCCTGCGTCAGGCGCTGTTGCGCCTGAACTTCGGTCAGCCCCGCGACCTGGATCAACTTCACATACGGAAACTGAATATAGCCTTCGTGACTCACAACGTACCCGGGCAGGCTCTGGCTTGCCAGTCCGACGCTCTGTGGCTGCGCGCCACCCGTCGTACCGATGTCGTAAGTCACGTTTGGCATCACCAGTTCCGGATGATCCCAGACAATTACCGACAGAACATCGGCTGGGCCGATGCGGTACGACGCTGGCGTGCCGATCAGCGAATCCACGGCGGCATTATCGGAATCGTCGAGCATGTCGTTTTGCGCGATCTGCTGGATGAGCTTCGTATCAATTTCAGTCACCGCAATGGGCGGTGTGGTGTCGCTGGCACCAGTTCCCGAACCGCTGTCGAACTTCATGCCCGGTGCCAACACGCATCCAGCCAGTAAAGACATCGCAAGAAGCATGAGCCACACGCTCGCGCGTGCAGGGAGGGGATACCACATAGTTCCTCTTCAGGTCTAGGTTGAACGCCGTGTTGGGCAGACATATGCGGCAATAGCCGCCAGATGTCCGTGCAGCTTTGAGCCGCATTCGCTCGGGACGTTGTCAGTGTTATGACGGCGGTTCGGACGTCACCGCTGGTTGAGGCAAAGCGTACGCACGACCCGCGCATACACGCAGGAATCAGGAGATCAGTAAGCGGTTGCGCCAGTGAACCCCATGAAGATAGTCAGAAATATGATCTTCAGATCGAACAGGAACGTCCAGTTACGGATGTAGTAGAGATCGAAATCGACACGCTTCGCCATCTTTTCGATGTGATCCGTCTCGCCACGTAAGCCGTTCACCTGAGCCCATCCCGTAATGCCGGGCTTGGTGCGGTAACGATGGATATATCCGGCGACGACCCCCTGATACAGGTGGTCGTGTTCGACCGCGTGCGGACGCGGCCCGACGACGGACATCTCACCACGCAGCACGTTGAAAAACTGCGG from Paraburkholderia sp. IMGN_8 encodes the following:
- a CDS encoding polysaccharide biosynthesis/export family protein, whose product is MKFDSGSGTGASDTTPPIAVTEIDTKLIQQIAQNDMLDDSDNAAVDSLIGTPASYRIGPADVLSVIVWDHPELVMPNVTYDIGTTGGAQPQSVGLASQSLPGYVVSHEGYIQFPYVKLIQVAGLTEVQAQQRLTQALKKYLNNPQISLRVVGFRSKKVFVNGEVHAPGVKPITDVPMTLANALHEAMGVLDSGSASHVWLTRAGKRYQIDVPRLAKRGIDATRIMLANGDEVRVPPATDFSVFVIGEVQKPGPVRFLSDGRLTLAQALGTAQLSQVTGDPSEIYLIRPPSNGRSTQVFHLNAESPQAMALAQQFALQSDDVVYVDAPGVVRWNRVVSQLVGGTAAAYNLQRATTGGW